From Hippoglossus stenolepis isolate QCI-W04-F060 chromosome 19, HSTE1.2, whole genome shotgun sequence, the proteins below share one genomic window:
- the nktr gene encoding NK-tumor recognition protein isoform X5, translated as MAPHLDGVHVVFGLVISGFEVIKKIEGLKTDSASRPYADVRVVDCGQLITKSANDVLEGKRKRTSHSADSSLNSRDSSSQFSSSVESECELDEKQKHCKQKKHAKSKQSKKRRKESKKEDTDVLLLKQNSVERQMPEGEKEVEEEKEHGGKREKPVVRPEEIPPVPENRFLLRRDMPSQEDKTEIVEKEESSLSAEQKPAVSKSGRKIKGRGTMRYHTPTRSKSRSASVEERGSSETPPHWKEEMKRTKVYQPPSMERWSKGDKLNEHSSSRWDDRGDPAWSISASAEHSSDRSSGGSSQRRQQKKEKKKAKHKKKAKKRKHGKKKSSKNKPQETPLSEGEKSASPGKKSKRSRSPTRSTSSKCHSSARKRQRSSLSSRDSRSYSRSYRSSRPRSRRGSYSRSRSLTRSRSRSLSGSSSYSRSRSRSRSRYRSRSPSSSRKRSSSRSPRKRKANKSKSNTVIHVTDKLPESKVAPVVRVPMLPAPENLPVIPLSDSPPPSRWKPGQKPWKPSYVHIQEIKAKIITNTTGQAVNVTEKPQTSVTTKSLPDTESVKANKPAGRSCSRSTRSKSYSRSYSHSRSRSRSPHQYHSRSSSYSRSDSENSPKANGNKKNSLDKEWEEYYSSLRRVKNLDNFIALSNRQDAHSGSENRTGSEHSPDISVSRRSGSLEKIKEKSSSQDQETKPCSSVPVESFNSRSEWDSDSDKVSQSNSLAVTKKQKQSVPSSESLDKKLSELTGWNSESDSENVAAKTLAISEKEEGEASSESDYDTIKKTSEAVIALEHKIAAIAAGSSSSLGSLEKAAQRERHKSKKKSKRKHKRKRKRENKSGSHRSKDKGKRSKRKHQKLKETFHWQPPLEFGEEEDEDESKKEKHSPSRVGKERPGVERMNDKDQNVASLNKNSSREEDRGQQRTRECSNKNPKQTETAHLSSNRNSANNANSANSAHLPSIKEQESFDDMDICTPEHDAEKVEPVTHDCFDRTPDLTLKSTSQSSDMTNTDRALPHSKEKSAVTSTTTAGGLQDEAATGTVINFKWRPLKGMSAVQNMNVPPVVVKNIQSQQKQNPNTQGVKMEIKSKSRVRPGSLFDEVRKTARLNQRPRNQESSSEEGSPSVGKTRGTSRTRSPKKPRPASRKSRSGSGHRSRSRGWTHSSSRSRSRSRSSSSSSRSRSRSRRRRGRGRSRSRSSTYRSYRSRTYSRSHSRSRSYKRRRRSRSDTYSSRSRSASRRRGRRRSDSYRSSDRRSRSYRTSSRSSSRRRSHSRSSRYS; from the exons CGACGG AGTCCATGTCGTCTTTGGTCTGGTCATCTCCGGCTTCGAGGTGATAAAGAAGATTGAGGGGCTGAAGACTGATTCAGCGAGCAGACCCTACGCTGACGTGCGCGTTGTGGACTGTGGTCAGCTGATCACCAAGTCTGCAAATGATG tGCTTGAAGGCAAGAGGAAAAGAACTTCTCATTCTGCCGACTCATCCCTCAACTCCCGGGATTCGTCATCTCAATTCTCCTCATCGGTGGAATCTGAATGTGAATTAGatgaaaagcaaaaacattgcaaacaaaagaaacatgcAAAGAGTAAACAGtcaaagaagagaaggaaggaatCAAAGAAGGAGGACACTGATGTTCTGCTTCTCAAGCAAAA CTCTGTGGAAAGACAGATGccggagggagagaaagaagtggaggaagagaaagagcatggtggaaagagagagaagcccGTTGTCCGACCAGAGGAAATCCCGCCAGTGCCAGAGAATCGCTTCCTGCTGCGACGGGACATGCCGTCTCAGGAGGATAAAACAGAGAT AGTCGAGAAAGAAGAATCGTCTCTTTCAGCTGAACAGAAACCAGCAGTCTCTAAGTCTGGACGTAAGATTAAAGGCAGAGGAACAATG AGATATCACACTCCCACGAGATCTAAATCGCGCTCTGCATCGGTGGAAGAACGTGGCAGCAGTGAAACCCCGCCACACTggaaagaagagatgaagagaaccAAAGTTTATCAACCACCCAgcatggagagatggagcaaaGGAGACAA ATTGAATGAACATTCCTCAAGCAGATGGGATGACAGAGGTGACCCTGCCTGGTCCATATCTGCCTCTGCAGAGCACTCCTCAGACCGCAGCTCTGGGGGGTCCAGCCAGCGCCGccagcagaagaaagagaagaagaaagccaAACACAAGAAGAAGGCCAAGAAACGGAAACATGGCAAGAAGAAGAGTTCCAAGAACAAACCTCAAGAGACTCCTCTGTCAGAAGGGGAAAAGTCAGCGTCTCCAGGAAAAAAGTCCAAGAGATCCCGTTCTCCGACTCGTTCCACCTCAAGTAAATGCCACTCGTCCGCTCGGAAGAGGCAGCGGTCCTCGCTGTCTTCCAGGGACTCGAGATCCTACTCTAGATCCTACAGATCCAGTCGACCCAGATCTCGGAGGGGGTCTTATTCAAGATCCAGAAGCCTCACTAGATCTAGAAGTCGATCCCTATCCGGATCTTCGTCCTATTCGAGATCCAGGTCAAGATCAAGGTCCAGGTACAGATCCAGGTCTCCGTCTTCATCCCGAAAGAGGAGTTCATCCAGATCACCAAGAAAGAGGAAAGCCAACAAGTCCAAATCAAATACAGTTATCCATGTGACTGACAAGCTTCCTGAGAGCAAAGTCGCACCTGTCGTCCGAGTCCCAATGCTTCCGGCTCCTGAAAATCTACCTGTGATCCCACTGAGCGACagtcctcctccctctcgctGGAAGCCAGGTCAAAAGCCCTGGAAACCCTCCTATGTCCATATTCAAGAAATTAAAGCTAAAATCATCACCAATACGACAGGACAAGCGGTTAATGTTACAGAGAAACCTCAGACCTCAGTTACGACAAAGTCTCTGCCAGACACAGAAAGCGTCAAAGCAAACAAACCTGCTGGGCGCTCATGCAGCAGGTCAACCAGGAGCAAGTCCTACAGCCGATCTTACAGTCACTCCCGGAGCAGGTCCAGATCTCCTCATCAGTATCACAGCAGGTCATCGTCATACAGCAGATCAGACTCCGAAAACTCCCCAAAAGCAAACGGCAACAAGAAGAATTCCTTAGACAAGGAATGGGAAGAGTACTACAGCTCTTTGAGGAGGGTAAAAAATCTAGACAACTTTATCGCACTCTCCAATCGTCAAGATGCTCATTCAGGATCTGAGAACAGGACAGGCAGTGAGCACAGTCCTGATATCAGTGTCTCAAGGAGAAGTGGCTCtttagagaaaataaaggagaaaagCAGCTCTCAAGATCAAGAGACAAAACCCTGCAGCTCAGTGCCAGTTGAGAGCTTTAATAGCAGGTCTGAGTGGGACAGTGACAGTGATAAAGTGAGCCAAAGCAACAGCCTCGCCGTGacaaaaaagcagaaacaaTCGGTTCCGTCCAGTGAGTCTCTCGACAAGAAGTTGTCTGAGCTCACTGGTTGGAATTCAGAAAGCGATTCTGAAAACGTGGCAGCCAAGACCTTAGCCATATCTGAAAAAGAGGAAGGGGAGGCAAGTTCAGAATCGGACTACGACACCATTAAAAAGACGTCAGAGGCGGTGATCGCTTTGGAGCACAAGATCGCTGCCATCGCTGCTGGATCCAGTTCGTCATTGGGAAGTCTCGAGAAGGCCGCACAGCGGGAGCGGCACAAGAGCAAGAAGAAATCCAAACGCAAACATAAACGCAAGAGGAAACGTGAGAACAAGAGTGGCTCCCATCGCAGTAAGGACAAAGGAAAGAGATCCAAGAGGAAACATCAGAAGCTGAAAGAGACTTTTCACTGGCAGCCACCGTTAGAAtttggagaggaagaggatgaagatgaatccaagaaggaaaaacacagtcCCAGTAGAGTTGGCAAAGAACGGCCTGGTGTAGAGAGAATGAATGATAAGGACCAAAATGTTGCCTCCTTGAACAAAAACTCCAGtagagaagaggacagagggcAACAGAGGACGAGAGAATGTAGTAATAAAAACCCCAAACAAACCGAAACTGCTCATCTGTCATCCAATAGGAATAGTGCTAACAATGCTAATAGTGCTAATAGTGCTCATTTACCCAGTATCAAAGAGCAGGAGTCGTTCGATGATATGGACATTTGTACTCCAGAGCACGACGCTGAAAAGGTAGAACCAGTTACACATGATTGTTTTGATCGTACCCCTGATTTAACCCTAAAATCGACCTCACAGTCGTCAGATATGACAAATACAGACAGAGCTTTACCTCACAGCAAAGAAAAGTCTGCTGTTACCTCCACAACAACAGCTGGTGGACTTCAGGATGAAGCAGCCACTGGCACTGTGATTAATTTTAAATGGAGGCCTTTGAAAGGAATGTCAGCTGTGCAAAATATGAATGTGCCACCTGTCGTTGTAAAAAACATCCAAAGTCAACAGAAGCAGAATCCCAACACGCAAGGAGTAAAAATGGAGATAAAAAGTAAAAGCCGGGTCCGACCGGGGTCTCTGTTTGACGAAGTGCGTAAGACGGCGCGGCTCAACCAGAGGCCGAGGAACCAGGAGAGCTCCAGCGAGGAAGGATCCCCGTCTGTGGGGAAGACCAGGGGAACATCCCGGACCCGGTCCCCGAAGAAGCCCAGGCCTGCGTCCAGGAAGTCACGCTCCGGCTCAGGTCACCGCTCTCGCTCCAGGGGTTGGACGCACTCCTCCAGCAGGTCCAGGAGTCGATCccgcagctccagctcctcgtcCAG GAGTCGTAGCAGAAGTCGGAGGAGACGTGGAAGAGGACGGTCGCGCTCCCGCAGCAGCACATACAGAAGTTACAGGAG tcgGACGTACAGTAGAAGTCACTCCAGAAGTCGCTCCTACAAACGCCGTCGCAGATCAAG GTCAGACACATACTCCAGCCGGAGTCGGAGCGCGAGCAGGAGACGAGGGCGCAGACGAAGTGACAGCTACAGGAGTTCAGACCGTCGGTCCCG GTCGTACCGCACCTCCAGTCGCAGTTCTTCCAGGCGCAGAAGCCACAGTCGCAGCAGTCGATACAGCTGA